The following proteins are co-located in the Microvirga ossetica genome:
- a CDS encoding adenylate kinase: protein MRIILLGPPGAGKGTQAVRLVERLGIPQLSTGDMLRAAVAAGTPVGLQAKAVMDRGDLVSDDIVVGIIADRIEEADAKPGFILDGFPRTVAQAEAFDRMLSDKGLKLDAVIEFKVNEAELVERIVKRAKDTEARGEPVRKDDNPDVFKTRLEAYRKQTAPLSAYYEGKGMLKTADGMEPIDEVTEAIKGILGR, encoded by the coding sequence ATGAGGATCATTCTGCTGGGGCCGCCGGGGGCCGGAAAAGGCACTCAGGCCGTGCGTCTGGTGGAGCGGCTGGGAATTCCCCAGCTCTCAACCGGCGACATGCTCCGCGCAGCGGTGGCGGCCGGGACGCCGGTCGGCCTGCAGGCCAAAGCCGTCATGGACCGGGGCGACCTGGTGTCCGACGATATCGTCGTCGGCATCATCGCCGACCGGATCGAGGAGGCCGACGCCAAGCCCGGCTTCATCCTCGACGGTTTCCCGCGGACGGTGGCCCAGGCCGAAGCCTTCGACAGGATGCTGTCCGACAAGGGGCTGAAGCTCGACGCGGTCATCGAGTTCAAGGTGAACGAAGCCGAGCTGGTCGAGCGAATCGTCAAACGGGCAAAGGACACCGAGGCCCGGGGCGAGCCGGTCCGCAAGGACGACAATCCGGACGTGTTCAAGACCCGGCTCGAAGCCTACAGGAAGCAAACAGCCCCGCTTTCGGCCTATTACGAAGGCAAGGGCATGCTGAAGACCGCCGATGGCATGGAGCCCATCGACGAGGTGACCGAAGCGATCAAGGGAATCCTGGGGCGTTGA
- the rpsM gene encoding 30S ribosomal protein S13 has translation MARIAGVNIPTAKRVVIALQYIHGIGPKKAQEIVEKVNIPAERRVNQLTDAEVLAIRETIDRDYIVEGDLRREVSMNIKRLMDLAAYRGLRHRRSLPTRGQRTHTNARTRKGKAKPIAGKKK, from the coding sequence ATGGCCCGTATAGCAGGCGTCAACATCCCGACCGCAAAGCGCGTTGTGATCGCGCTTCAGTATATCCACGGCATTGGGCCCAAGAAGGCTCAGGAGATCGTCGAGAAGGTCAACATCCCGGCCGAGCGCCGCGTGAACCAGCTGACCGACGCCGAGGTTCTGGCCATCCGCGAGACGATCGACCGCGACTACATCGTCGAAGGCGATCTGCGCCGCGAAGTGTCCATGAACATCAAGCGCCTGATGGATCTCGCTGCCTACCGTGGCCTGCGCCACCGCCGCAGCCTGCCGACCCGCGGTCAGCGTACCCATACGAACGCCCGCACCCGCAAGGGCAAGGCGAAGCCGATCGCCGGCAAGAAGAAATAA
- the rpsK gene encoding 30S ribosomal protein S11 has translation MAKEATRVRRRERKNIVSGVAHVNASFNNTMITITDAQGNTISWSSAGAMGFKGSRKSTPYAAQIAAEDAARKAAEHGMRTLEVEVSGPGSGRESALRALQSAGFTVTSIRDVTPIPHNGCRPRKRRRV, from the coding sequence ATGGCTAAAGAAGCTACCCGCGTCCGCCGCCGCGAACGCAAGAACATCGTTTCCGGCGTGGCACATGTGAACGCCTCGTTCAACAACACCATGATCACCATCACCGACGCCCAGGGCAACACGATCTCCTGGTCTTCGGCTGGCGCCATGGGTTTCAAGGGTTCGCGCAAGTCGACCCCCTATGCGGCTCAGATCGCTGCGGAAGATGCAGCCCGCAAGGCTGCCGAGCACGGCATGCGCACCCTCGAGGTCGAGGTGTCCGGCCCCGGCTCCGGCCGTGAGTCCGCTCTGCGCGCCCTCCAGTCGGCCGGCTTCACCGTCACCTCGATCCGTGACGTGACGCCGATCCCGCACAATGGCTGCCGCCCGCGCAAGCGTCGCCGCGTCTAA
- a CDS encoding DNA-directed RNA polymerase subunit alpha translates to MVVIQKNWQELIKPNKLEVSPGDDPKRIATVVAEPLERGFGTTLGNSLRRVLLSSLQGAAVTAIHIDGVLHEFSSIPGVREDVTDIVLNVKTIAIKMQGEGAKRMTLRKTGPGLVTAGDINTVGDVQILNPELVLCTLDEGAEIRMEFTVDTGKGYVPAERNRTEDAPIGLIPVDSLYSPVKKVSYRIENTREGQILDYDKLIMTLETNGAVTPEDAVAYAARILQDQLQVFVNFEEPRKEEAAATAPQLPFNPALLKKVDELELSVRSANCLKNDNIVYIGDLIQKSEAEMLRTPNFGRKSLNEIKEVLAGMGLHLGMDVPGWPPENIEDLAKRFEEHY, encoded by the coding sequence GTGGTTGTGATCCAAAAGAACTGGCAAGAGCTGATTAAGCCGAACAAGCTCGAGGTTTCTCCGGGCGACGATCCGAAGCGCATCGCGACGGTCGTTGCGGAGCCGCTCGAGCGTGGCTTCGGCACGACGCTCGGCAACTCTCTGCGCCGGGTCCTGCTGTCGTCGCTTCAGGGCGCCGCTGTCACGGCGATCCATATCGACGGCGTGCTGCACGAGTTCTCCTCCATCCCGGGCGTCCGCGAGGACGTCACGGACATCGTCCTCAACGTGAAGACGATCGCCATTAAGATGCAGGGCGAGGGCGCGAAGCGCATGACGCTCCGCAAAACCGGCCCCGGCCTCGTCACCGCCGGCGACATCAACACGGTCGGCGACGTGCAGATCCTGAACCCCGAGCTGGTGCTCTGCACCCTCGACGAGGGCGCCGAGATCCGCATGGAGTTCACGGTCGATACCGGCAAGGGCTATGTCCCGGCCGAGCGCAACCGCACCGAGGATGCTCCGATTGGCCTCATCCCGGTCGATTCGCTCTACAGCCCGGTGAAGAAGGTCTCCTATCGTATCGAGAACACCCGCGAGGGCCAGATTCTCGACTACGACAAGCTGATCATGACGCTCGAGACCAACGGCGCCGTGACCCCTGAGGATGCCGTGGCCTATGCCGCCCGCATCCTGCAGGACCAGCTCCAGGTCTTCGTCAACTTCGAAGAGCCCCGCAAGGAAGAGGCTGCCGCCACTGCGCCGCAGCTGCCCTTCAACCCGGCGCTCCTCAAGAAGGTGGACGAGCTCGAGCTGTCGGTCCGCTCGGCGAACTGCCTGAAGAACGACAACATCGTCTATATCGGCGACCTGATCCAGAAGTCGGAAGCGGAGATGCTCCGGACCCCGAACTTCGGCCGCAAGTCGCTCAACGAGATCAAGGAAGTTCTGGCCGGCATGGGCCTGCACCTCGGCATGGACGTGCCGGGCTGGCCGCCGGAGAACATCGAAGACCTCGCGAAGCGCTTCGAAGAGCACTACTGA